A section of the Phacochoerus africanus isolate WHEZ1 chromosome 4, ROS_Pafr_v1, whole genome shotgun sequence genome encodes:
- the TLE6 gene encoding transducin-like enhancer protein 6 isoform X8, translating to MMETCSQSLGFQLGKHQGNQDSQHPGPETLQPSSLQRPNFEDIMATRSSDWPQQTPGEDKDTVHQLDTWPSWDTEPRFWQDVLMELLWRMFALTHDQGEYPRCMMTEQATDLESQDPGPRHLRVEVLPKASLGNPVGGGQPTLGVGEGPCPPSIHSCICPVFSSARPSSSISEDTQKGSSGLGTTAGGVFSHKAQELAGKAHQFLKPICWDPEDFEDTWNRPDILPWQSKKLAIPHRVEKMRRLDHGEPVLATAISSFTRHAFTCGRGGVKVWSLVGQVAEATFPESYLRVQTQGAYLRTCLLMSNSTTLLTGGHNLAGVSLWDLTAPSLHVRAELPCTGLTCQALAASPEDSLAFASFTNGTIRIWDLRNQSVVRDLPGYLNGARSIAVKDQTIWTGGLDAYLRCWDLRTAGEPQEYQFESQIMSLSPSPQEEWVLVGTANGQQWLQPTLGGQKHMAGCKDATILGLKFSPLGQWWVTVGTDNLVSIYSRHTGTAVVQVPESSSIMCCDVSASNRLIITGSREHASVYQIMY from the exons ATGATGGAGACCTGTAGCCAATCCTTGGGCTTCCAGCTGGGGAAG CACCAGGGGAACCAGGACTCCCAGCACCCAGGGCCCGAGACCCTGCAGCCCTCCAGTCTCCAGAGGCCAAACTTCGAAGACATTATGGCCACAAGGTCATCCGACTGGCCCCAGCAGACCCCTGGAGAAGACAAGGACACAGTCCACCAGCTAGACACGTGGCCATCCTGGGACACTGAGCCCCGGTTTTGGCAGGATGTTCTGATGGAACTACTCTGGCGGATGTTTGCCTTGACTCACGATCAGGGGGAGTACCCAAGATGCATGA TGACCGAACAGGCAACAGACCTG GAAAGCCAGGACCCAGGACCACGACACTTGAGAGTGGAAGTGCTTCCCAAGGCCTCTTTGGGTAATCCCGTGGGAGGAGGGCAGCccactttgggggtgggggaggggccatgCCCACCATCAATCCACTCTTGTATCTGCCCAGTTTTCAGCTCTGCCAGGCCCTCCTCCAGCATCTCTGAGGACACCCAAAAAGGGAGCTCAGGACTGGGCACTACAGCAGGAGGGGTGTTCTCCCACAAGGCCCAG GAGCTTGCTGGGAAAGCCCATCAGTTTCTGAAGCCTAT ATGCTGGGACCCCGAGGACTTTGAAGACACATGGAATAGGCCTGACATCTTGCCCTGGCAATCCAAGAAGCTGGCCATCCCACACCGAGTGGAGAAGATGCGGAGGCTAGATCATGGGGAGCCTGTGCTGGCCACGGCCATCAGCAGCTTCACGCGGCATGCCTTCACCTGCGGCAGGGGTGGTGTCAAGGTGTGGAGCCTGGTCGGCCAGGTGGCAGAGGCCACGTTTCCAGAGAGCTACCTGCGTGTCCAG ACCCAGGGGGCCTACCTGCGCACCTGCTTGCTGATGTCGAATAGCACCACCCTGCTGACGGGCGGCCACAACCTGGCCGGCGTGAGCCTGTGGGACCTGACAGCACCCTCCCTGCACGTGAGAGCAGAGCTGCCCTGTACGGGCCTCACCTGCCAGGCCCTGGCCGCGAGCCCTGAGGACAGCCTGGCCTTTGCCAGCTTCACCAACGGCACCATCAGGATCTGGGACCTTCGGAACCAAAGCGTGGTCAG GGACCTGCCAGGATACCTGAACGGAGCCAGGAGCATTGCTGTCAAAGACCAGACCATCTGGACTGGGGGTCTGGATGCCTACCTGCGGTGCTGGGACCTGAGGACTGCTGGGGAGCCCCAGGAATACCAGTTCGAGTCTCAG ATAATGAGCCtatcccccagcccccaggaggagTGGGTGCTGGTGGGCACAGCCAATGGCCAGCAGTGGCTGCAGCCCACCCTTGGGGGCCAGAAGCACATGGCGGGGTGTAAGGACGCCACCATCCTTGGTCTCAAGTTCTCCCCACTTG GCCAGTGGTGGGTGACTGTGGGCACAGACAACCTGGTCAGCATCTACAGCAGGCACACAGGGACCGCAGTGGTCCAG GTTCCTGagtcatcctccatcatgtgctGTGATGTATCCGCCAGCAACCGCCTGATCATCACGGGGTCCAGGGAGCACGCCTCAGTGTACCAGATCATGTACTGA
- the TLE6 gene encoding transducin-like enhancer protein 6 isoform X5: protein MNSAYYLFQKIRQGLQEHHKQAENFLQMMETCSQSLGFQLGKHQGNQDSQHPGPETLQPSSLQRPNFEDIMATRSSDWPQQTPGEDKDTVHQLDTWPSWDTEPRFWQDVLMELLWRMFALTHDQGEYPRCMMTEQATDLESQDPGPRHLRVEVLPKASLGNPVGGGQPTLGVGEGPCPPSIHSCICPVFSSARPSSSISEDTQKGSSGLGTTAGGVFSHKAQELAGKAHQFLKPICWDPEDFEDTWNRPDILPWQSKKLAIPHRVEKMRRLDHGEPVLATAISSFTRHAFTCGRGGVKVWSLVGQVAEATFPESYLRVQTQGAYLRTCLLMSNSTTLLTGGHNLAGVSLWDLTAPSLHVRAELPCTGLTCQALAASPEDSLAFASFTNGTIRIWDLRNQSVVRDLPGYLNGARSIAVKDQTIWTGGLDAYLRCWDLRTAGEPQEYQFESQIMSLSPSPQEEWVLVGTANGQQWLQPTLGGQKHMAGCKDATILGLKFSPLGQWWVTVGTDNLVSIYSRHTGTAVVQVPESSSIMCCDVSASNRLIITGSREHASVYQIMY, encoded by the exons GCAGAGAACTTCTTACAGATGATGGAGACCTGTAGCCAATCCTTGGGCTTCCAGCTGGGGAAG CACCAGGGGAACCAGGACTCCCAGCACCCAGGGCCCGAGACCCTGCAGCCCTCCAGTCTCCAGAGGCCAAACTTCGAAGACATTATGGCCACAAGGTCATCCGACTGGCCCCAGCAGACCCCTGGAGAAGACAAGGACACAGTCCACCAGCTAGACACGTGGCCATCCTGGGACACTGAGCCCCGGTTTTGGCAGGATGTTCTGATGGAACTACTCTGGCGGATGTTTGCCTTGACTCACGATCAGGGGGAGTACCCAAGATGCATGA TGACCGAACAGGCAACAGACCTG GAAAGCCAGGACCCAGGACCACGACACTTGAGAGTGGAAGTGCTTCCCAAGGCCTCTTTGGGTAATCCCGTGGGAGGAGGGCAGCccactttgggggtgggggaggggccatgCCCACCATCAATCCACTCTTGTATCTGCCCAGTTTTCAGCTCTGCCAGGCCCTCCTCCAGCATCTCTGAGGACACCCAAAAAGGGAGCTCAGGACTGGGCACTACAGCAGGAGGGGTGTTCTCCCACAAGGCCCAG GAGCTTGCTGGGAAAGCCCATCAGTTTCTGAAGCCTAT ATGCTGGGACCCCGAGGACTTTGAAGACACATGGAATAGGCCTGACATCTTGCCCTGGCAATCCAAGAAGCTGGCCATCCCACACCGAGTGGAGAAGATGCGGAGGCTAGATCATGGGGAGCCTGTGCTGGCCACGGCCATCAGCAGCTTCACGCGGCATGCCTTCACCTGCGGCAGGGGTGGTGTCAAGGTGTGGAGCCTGGTCGGCCAGGTGGCAGAGGCCACGTTTCCAGAGAGCTACCTGCGTGTCCAG ACCCAGGGGGCCTACCTGCGCACCTGCTTGCTGATGTCGAATAGCACCACCCTGCTGACGGGCGGCCACAACCTGGCCGGCGTGAGCCTGTGGGACCTGACAGCACCCTCCCTGCACGTGAGAGCAGAGCTGCCCTGTACGGGCCTCACCTGCCAGGCCCTGGCCGCGAGCCCTGAGGACAGCCTGGCCTTTGCCAGCTTCACCAACGGCACCATCAGGATCTGGGACCTTCGGAACCAAAGCGTGGTCAG GGACCTGCCAGGATACCTGAACGGAGCCAGGAGCATTGCTGTCAAAGACCAGACCATCTGGACTGGGGGTCTGGATGCCTACCTGCGGTGCTGGGACCTGAGGACTGCTGGGGAGCCCCAGGAATACCAGTTCGAGTCTCAG ATAATGAGCCtatcccccagcccccaggaggagTGGGTGCTGGTGGGCACAGCCAATGGCCAGCAGTGGCTGCAGCCCACCCTTGGGGGCCAGAAGCACATGGCGGGGTGTAAGGACGCCACCATCCTTGGTCTCAAGTTCTCCCCACTTG GCCAGTGGTGGGTGACTGTGGGCACAGACAACCTGGTCAGCATCTACAGCAGGCACACAGGGACCGCAGTGGTCCAG GTTCCTGagtcatcctccatcatgtgctGTGATGTATCCGCCAGCAACCGCCTGATCATCACGGGGTCCAGGGAGCACGCCTCAGTGTACCAGATCATGTACTGA
- the TLE6 gene encoding transducin-like enhancer protein 6 isoform X7 has protein sequence MESGSPKGTCGTKAENFLQMMETCSQSLGFQLGKHQGNQDSQHPGPETLQPSSLQRPNFEDIMATRSSDWPQQTPGEDKDTVHQLDTWPSWDTEPRFWQDVLMELLWRMFALTHDQGEYPRCMMTEQATDLESQDPGPRHLRVEVLPKASLGNPVGGGQPTLGVGEGPCPPSIHSCICPVFSSARPSSSISEDTQKGSSGLGTTAGGVFSHKAQELAGKAHQFLKPICWDPEDFEDTWNRPDILPWQSKKLAIPHRVEKMRRLDHGEPVLATAISSFTRHAFTCGRGGVKVWSLVGQVAEATFPESYLRVQTQGAYLRTCLLMSNSTTLLTGGHNLAGVSLWDLTAPSLHVRAELPCTGLTCQALAASPEDSLAFASFTNGTIRIWDLRNQSVVRDLPGYLNGARSIAVKDQTIWTGGLDAYLRCWDLRTAGEPQEYQFESQIMSLSPSPQEEWVLVGTANGQQWLQPTLGGQKHMAGCKDATILGLKFSPLGQWWVTVGTDNLVSIYSRHTGTAVVQVPESSSIMCCDVSASNRLIITGSREHASVYQIMY, from the exons GCAGAGAACTTCTTACAGATGATGGAGACCTGTAGCCAATCCTTGGGCTTCCAGCTGGGGAAG CACCAGGGGAACCAGGACTCCCAGCACCCAGGGCCCGAGACCCTGCAGCCCTCCAGTCTCCAGAGGCCAAACTTCGAAGACATTATGGCCACAAGGTCATCCGACTGGCCCCAGCAGACCCCTGGAGAAGACAAGGACACAGTCCACCAGCTAGACACGTGGCCATCCTGGGACACTGAGCCCCGGTTTTGGCAGGATGTTCTGATGGAACTACTCTGGCGGATGTTTGCCTTGACTCACGATCAGGGGGAGTACCCAAGATGCATGA TGACCGAACAGGCAACAGACCTG GAAAGCCAGGACCCAGGACCACGACACTTGAGAGTGGAAGTGCTTCCCAAGGCCTCTTTGGGTAATCCCGTGGGAGGAGGGCAGCccactttgggggtgggggaggggccatgCCCACCATCAATCCACTCTTGTATCTGCCCAGTTTTCAGCTCTGCCAGGCCCTCCTCCAGCATCTCTGAGGACACCCAAAAAGGGAGCTCAGGACTGGGCACTACAGCAGGAGGGGTGTTCTCCCACAAGGCCCAG GAGCTTGCTGGGAAAGCCCATCAGTTTCTGAAGCCTAT ATGCTGGGACCCCGAGGACTTTGAAGACACATGGAATAGGCCTGACATCTTGCCCTGGCAATCCAAGAAGCTGGCCATCCCACACCGAGTGGAGAAGATGCGGAGGCTAGATCATGGGGAGCCTGTGCTGGCCACGGCCATCAGCAGCTTCACGCGGCATGCCTTCACCTGCGGCAGGGGTGGTGTCAAGGTGTGGAGCCTGGTCGGCCAGGTGGCAGAGGCCACGTTTCCAGAGAGCTACCTGCGTGTCCAG ACCCAGGGGGCCTACCTGCGCACCTGCTTGCTGATGTCGAATAGCACCACCCTGCTGACGGGCGGCCACAACCTGGCCGGCGTGAGCCTGTGGGACCTGACAGCACCCTCCCTGCACGTGAGAGCAGAGCTGCCCTGTACGGGCCTCACCTGCCAGGCCCTGGCCGCGAGCCCTGAGGACAGCCTGGCCTTTGCCAGCTTCACCAACGGCACCATCAGGATCTGGGACCTTCGGAACCAAAGCGTGGTCAG GGACCTGCCAGGATACCTGAACGGAGCCAGGAGCATTGCTGTCAAAGACCAGACCATCTGGACTGGGGGTCTGGATGCCTACCTGCGGTGCTGGGACCTGAGGACTGCTGGGGAGCCCCAGGAATACCAGTTCGAGTCTCAG ATAATGAGCCtatcccccagcccccaggaggagTGGGTGCTGGTGGGCACAGCCAATGGCCAGCAGTGGCTGCAGCCCACCCTTGGGGGCCAGAAGCACATGGCGGGGTGTAAGGACGCCACCATCCTTGGTCTCAAGTTCTCCCCACTTG GCCAGTGGTGGGTGACTGTGGGCACAGACAACCTGGTCAGCATCTACAGCAGGCACACAGGGACCGCAGTGGTCCAG GTTCCTGagtcatcctccatcatgtgctGTGATGTATCCGCCAGCAACCGCCTGATCATCACGGGGTCCAGGGAGCACGCCTCAGTGTACCAGATCATGTACTGA